A single window of Dermochelys coriacea isolate rDerCor1 chromosome 14, rDerCor1.pri.v4, whole genome shotgun sequence DNA harbors:
- the IER3 gene encoding LOW QUALITY PROTEIN: radiation-inducible immediate-early gene IEX-1 (The sequence of the model RefSeq protein was modified relative to this genomic sequence to represent the inferred CDS: deleted 1 base in 1 codon), whose amino-acid sequence MNALYGATSMCLGCEPRMPALPRAEPPPHGRGPQYFTFDTLPAISQTPSRRNPARGRKRLRKVLYPPVVKRYYPAKERSQAKRLLFILLTIIFYQVYNADEDLALGPEQGVRDCSAESGGSRSETPLSEVLLTPLEVPEMANATSLHGGHEAAESNVEISQFLEQNPAAF is encoded by the exons ATGAACGCGCTGTACGGTGCCACCAGCATGTGCTTAGGCTGCGAGCCCCGGATGCCCGCCCTGCCCAGAGCCGAGCCCCCCCCGCACGGGCGG GGCCCCCAGTACTTCACCTTCGACACACTGCCCGCGATAAGCCAGACCCCTTCCCGCCGGAATCCGGCCCGGGGCAGGAAACGACTGCGCAAAGTGCTCTACCCCCCCGTG GTGAAACGCTACTATCCGGCCAAGGAGCGCAGCCAGGCCAAGCGTCTGCTCTTCATCCTCCTCACCATCATCTTTTACCAAGTCTATAATGCTGACGAAGACCTGGCCCTGGGGCCCGAGCAGGGGGTCCGTGACTGCTCTGCGGAGAGCGGGGGCTCCCGCTCTGAGACCCCCCTCTCAGAAGTGCTCCTGACACCCCTGGAGGTCCCAGAGATGGCCAACGCTACCAGTTTGCATGGGGGCCATGAGGCTGCTGAATCCAACGTGGAAATCAGCCAGTTCCTGGAGCAGAATCCAGCTGCTTTCTGA